One segment of Phycisphaerales bacterium DNA contains the following:
- a CDS encoding DUF1425 domain-containing protein: MNPKTLRQTGYLLLIAAACLVGCQPTPMPPPAGQTDPFPARNYPQITVAEKLDDFVGFGPANIDEGPPMTVAVPIRVLVDQGDLSVQYRFLFFDSAGRILNPNRDWRYMELPALTRMFMEGTSLGNDAKDWSLEVRPAR; the protein is encoded by the coding sequence ATGAACCCTAAGACTCTAAGACAGACCGGGTACCTCTTACTGATTGCAGCGGCTTGCCTTGTTGGATGCCAACCAACACCAATGCCCCCACCGGCGGGACAAACTGATCCATTCCCTGCACGAAACTACCCACAGATCACTGTTGCAGAGAAACTTGATGACTTTGTTGGCTTTGGCCCAGCAAACATTGATGAAGGTCCACCGATGACCGTTGCTGTGCCAATACGTGTACTGGTAGACCAAGGTGATTTAAGTGTTCAGTATCGTTTTTTATTCTTTGATTCGGCAGGACGGATACTGAATCCCAATAGGGACTGGAGGTACATGGAGCTACCCGCACTGACGCGAATGTTCATGGAAGGCACTTCGCTCGGAAATGATGCCAAGGATTGGAGTCTTGAAGTCCGACCTGCGAGATAG
- a CDS encoding Hsp20/alpha crystallin family protein, which translates to MNINVKISNSGSTANVGQQMNDDGLSLMTTGKSPLVFEAPIDLFETPSEFFVIVDLPGAAHEGIDVTIEEGHLYISAPVEPRNLYVENTPVLVQEYGVGHFSRKIRLGGDLQTSGITAQFCDGILAIRLLKQQVGSHQSEAVNVQVA; encoded by the coding sequence ATGAACATCAATGTGAAAATCTCGAACAGCGGAAGCACTGCCAACGTCGGTCAGCAAATGAATGACGACGGATTGAGCCTGATGACCACCGGTAAATCACCACTGGTCTTCGAAGCTCCGATAGATCTCTTCGAGACACCCAGTGAGTTCTTCGTAATCGTCGATCTTCCGGGCGCCGCCCATGAGGGCATCGATGTCACAATTGAAGAAGGACATCTATACATTAGCGCACCGGTCGAACCTCGAAACTTATATGTTGAAAATACCCCAGTGCTTGTTCAGGAATATGGTGTCGGACACTTCAGTCGGAAAATCCGCCTTGGCGGAGACCTTCAGACAAGTGGAATCACAGCTCAATTCTGTGACGGAATCCTCGCCATTCGACTACTCAAGCAGCAAGTAGGTTCGCATCAGAGCGAAGCGGTGAATGTTCAAGTCGCCTGA